A window of the Deltaproteobacteria bacterium genome harbors these coding sequences:
- a CDS encoding NapC/NirT family cytochrome c produces MDEWSARKSKRNRRLLIAGGAVLFVAFVAFAFLEATSSPDFCASCHNMQPYVESWRTSSHNQVQCAQCHYEPGTWNYLKGKFTDGQVHLVMFMTGRTKGKYHAEISDLSCQECHSSEQLHDAKDFQGISFSHENHLGTMRREKKLRCVTCHGQLVQGEHLSVDPRDCFICHFKADENGARDPVLSDCRTCHKTVPSEIHLAEGQTFAHGRYIESGIACTNCHQGIIEGAGNVDFDHCMECHSERERTLKEIIKDKYTIESYHLNHVTNHKVECWRCHDVIKHEIVRNPTSESFETNCTVCHASNQHIGPRELYKGTGAIGVPDEPARMYLANVDCASCHVKRLSGPDDRSATDLASLVHGQACNDCHGPGYDAMLTQWRNLMFERETRAGARLVKAQNALAAAGAIEPAKKDEAAKLVGEAAHNVDFVRRARGHHNVQYAIKALEAAEARSEQALEKLTPGYTAQTVEPFTLNCTNLCHAEMTERKVKLGSVEYPHKKHVVDLGFECTMCHGEGAQHGVTNMVTCSGCHHGTGQGKVDCADCHQNIGNLTKGSGAAIVTGNPDPMNANIECVDCHVQTKGGQTTTLDGVKATCANCHDATYSAKADMQLAALGDLTAKLLPRVDAIQKVVDERVAKKENTTEISNRLILIRRDLDLVSAKRGQHNFEYAKVIAKEVESLLAEAEALTAGPH; encoded by the coding sequence ATGGATGAGTGGTCGGCACGCAAATCGAAGCGAAATCGACGTCTCCTGATCGCGGGCGGCGCGGTCCTTTTCGTGGCCTTCGTGGCGTTCGCGTTTCTCGAAGCGACCAGCTCGCCGGACTTCTGCGCTTCGTGCCACAACATGCAGCCCTACGTGGAGAGCTGGCGCACCAGTTCGCACAATCAGGTCCAGTGCGCCCAGTGCCACTATGAACCCGGAACGTGGAATTACCTGAAGGGCAAATTTACGGACGGCCAAGTCCATCTCGTCATGTTCATGACGGGCCGAACGAAGGGCAAATACCACGCCGAAATCTCCGACCTGAGCTGCCAGGAGTGCCACAGCTCCGAGCAGTTGCACGACGCCAAGGACTTTCAGGGCATCTCGTTCTCCCACGAGAACCATCTGGGTACGATGCGCCGCGAGAAAAAGCTGCGCTGCGTGACGTGTCACGGCCAGTTGGTGCAGGGCGAGCACCTGTCCGTCGATCCGCGCGATTGCTTCATCTGCCACTTCAAGGCCGACGAAAACGGCGCGCGCGACCCAGTGCTCTCCGATTGCCGCACTTGCCACAAGACCGTTCCAAGCGAGATTCATCTCGCCGAGGGACAAACCTTCGCGCACGGGCGCTACATCGAATCCGGCATCGCCTGCACGAATTGCCACCAGGGAATCATCGAGGGCGCGGGCAACGTCGATTTCGACCATTGCATGGAGTGCCACAGCGAGCGCGAGAGGACCCTCAAGGAGATCATCAAAGACAAGTACACGATTGAGTCGTACCATCTGAACCACGTGACGAATCACAAGGTCGAGTGCTGGCGCTGCCACGACGTCATCAAGCACGAGATCGTGCGGAACCCGACCAGCGAGTCGTTCGAGACCAACTGCACCGTATGCCATGCCTCGAATCAGCACATCGGACCGCGAGAACTGTACAAGGGCACCGGCGCGATCGGCGTGCCGGACGAGCCCGCCCGTATGTATCTGGCCAACGTCGATTGCGCGTCGTGCCACGTGAAACGTCTGTCCGGGCCGGACGACCGCTCGGCCACCGATCTCGCCTCACTGGTTCATGGGCAAGCCTGCAATGACTGCCACGGGCCCGGGTACGACGCCATGCTCACGCAGTGGCGCAACCTGATGTTCGAGCGCGAAACGCGGGCGGGCGCACGGCTCGTCAAGGCGCAAAACGCGCTGGCCGCCGCGGGCGCGATCGAGCCCGCCAAGAAAGACGAAGCCGCGAAACTCGTCGGCGAGGCAGCTCACAACGTCGATTTCGTGAGGCGTGCGCGCGGGCACCACAACGTGCAGTACGCCATCAAGGCGCTCGAAGCGGCCGAGGCGCGCAGCGAGCAGGCCCTCGAAAAGCTGACGCCGGGATACACGGCGCAGACGGTCGAGCCCTTCACGCTGAATTGCACGAACCTGTGCCACGCCGAGATGACCGAGCGAAAGGTGAAACTCGGTTCCGTCGAGTATCCGCACAAAAAGCACGTGGTGGACCTTGGGTTCGAATGCACGATGTGCCACGGCGAAGGCGCGCAGCACGGCGTGACGAACATGGTCACGTGCAGCGGCTGTCACCATGGAACGGGGCAGGGCAAGGTCGATTGCGCCGACTGTCATCAGAACATCGGCAACCTGACGAAGGGAAGCGGGGCGGCCATCGTGACGGGGAATCCCGATCCGATGAACGCAAACATCGAATGCGTCGATTGCCATGTGCAGACGAAGGGCGGGCAAACGACGACCCTCGACGGGGTCAAGGCGACCTGCGCGAACTGCCACGACGCGACATATTCGGCCAAAGCCGACATGCAGCTCGCGGCGCTCGGCGATTTGACGGCGAAGTTGTTGCCGCGCGTGGACGCGATCCAAAAGGTCGTGGACGAGCGCGTCGCGAAGAAGGAGAACACGACCGAGATCTCGAATCGGCTGATTTTGATTCGGCGCGATCTCGATCTCGTGAGCGCGAAACGCGGGCAGCACAATTTCGAGTACGCCAAGGTGATCGCCAAGGAGGTCGAGTCGCTGCTCGCCGAGGCCGAGGCGCTCACCGCCGGTCCGCACTGA
- a CDS encoding cytochrome c3 family protein produces the protein MFSVVVLCSVGLVSLATSAAGPAGKITVSVSGKKPVQFDHPAHLTKVGNDCQVCHHKDPKGQGSKCTTCHTEAGKDGAGPGKDAFHKQCGDCHKKSAKGPQYPKDCKTCHGA, from the coding sequence ATGTTTTCGGTGGTGGTGCTGTGCTCGGTGGGACTGGTGAGTCTGGCGACGTCGGCCGCCGGGCCGGCGGGCAAGATCACGGTCTCGGTCAGCGGCAAAAAGCCCGTGCAGTTCGACCATCCGGCTCACCTGACCAAGGTCGGCAACGACTGCCAAGTCTGTCATCACAAGGATCCGAAGGGCCAGGGCTCCAAGTGCACGACCTGCCACACGGAAGCGGGCAAGGACGGCGCCGGCCCCGGCAAGGACGCGTTCCACAAGCAGTGCGGCGACTGTCACAAGAAGTCGGCCAAGGGCCCGCAGTATCCGAAGGACTGCAAGACCTGCCACGGAGCGTAA
- a CDS encoding radical SAM protein has product MALRTRLAESLHTPRMGVFREGGPMTRILLLNPPAERPIMRDTIHPTAKSAMYIWHPLDLLIQSAHMRDMELRIHDGVVTPGFKALERTLKAFRPDGVFSLVAWPTIDSDMRILRWIKETTGAVIFAEGDITYGQKEVFLEEYSFLDGILADFTSQGFVRRMRGEAPINAAWWENGKVVSDWKRDPVDYGVPRHELLRLDQYYLPYWKPPFASVYGSHGCSSKCSFCPVPDLGAPMFRPLERVIEELEFLYDMGVRKVFFREATFNLSATNTIRLCETIARRFPGMRFTCWFRPNPLSREIVDAMADAGFEYAHIGVETGSAEFLRALNKDFELADVPRAVEMMKRRGIKTIGHFMIGVPGEREKDRRETIRYLRKTRLSVVSVGAYEESFGAKLRHDAATRQSDRILRWRLIQMMAAFYTRLDRWPGFFGFVEDAGHLAVSLFRFADYLLSMRLFPRVSAWS; this is encoded by the coding sequence TTGGCGCTGCGAACCCGTCTGGCCGAGTCTCTACACACCCCGCGCATGGGCGTTTTCCGCGAAGGAGGACCCATGACTAGAATCCTTCTTCTGAATCCTCCGGCCGAACGGCCCATCATGAGGGACACGATTCACCCGACGGCTAAATCCGCCATGTACATATGGCATCCCCTTGACCTGCTGATCCAATCCGCCCACATGCGCGACATGGAACTGCGGATACACGACGGCGTGGTAACTCCGGGATTCAAAGCGTTGGAACGCACCCTGAAGGCGTTTCGGCCCGACGGCGTTTTCTCTCTCGTTGCCTGGCCCACCATCGACTCCGACATGCGCATCCTGCGCTGGATCAAGGAAACCACCGGTGCGGTGATTTTCGCCGAAGGGGATATCACTTACGGCCAAAAGGAGGTTTTTCTCGAAGAATACTCGTTCCTCGACGGAATCCTGGCCGATTTCACGTCCCAGGGCTTCGTGCGGAGAATGCGCGGCGAAGCACCGATCAACGCAGCCTGGTGGGAGAACGGGAAGGTCGTTTCCGATTGGAAACGGGATCCCGTGGACTACGGTGTGCCGCGCCACGAATTGCTCCGTTTGGACCAGTATTATCTTCCTTATTGGAAACCCCCATTCGCATCCGTTTACGGATCGCACGGGTGTTCGTCGAAGTGCTCCTTCTGTCCGGTGCCCGATCTCGGAGCACCCATGTTCAGGCCCTTGGAAAGGGTGATCGAGGAACTGGAGTTTCTCTACGACATGGGAGTCCGCAAGGTTTTTTTTCGGGAAGCGACGTTCAACCTTTCGGCAACCAATACCATACGCCTGTGTGAAACCATCGCCCGGCGTTTCCCCGGCATGCGTTTCACGTGTTGGTTCCGGCCGAATCCTTTGAGCCGGGAGATCGTGGATGCGATGGCGGATGCGGGATTCGAGTACGCGCACATCGGTGTGGAAACGGGATCGGCGGAGTTCTTGCGGGCCCTGAATAAGGACTTCGAGTTGGCCGACGTCCCCCGCGCGGTCGAGATGATGAAGCGGCGCGGGATCAAAACCATCGGCCACTTCATGATCGGCGTCCCCGGTGAACGGGAAAAGGACCGGAGGGAGACGATTCGATACCTCCGGAAAACGCGCCTCAGCGTCGTTTCCGTCGGCGCCTACGAGGAGTCTTTCGGCGCCAAGCTCCGGCACGACGCCGCCACGCGTCAGTCCGACAGAATCCTCCGCTGGCGCTTGATTCAAATGATGGCGGCGTTTTATACGCGGCTCGACCGTTGGCCGGGGTTTTTCGGTTTCGTCGAGGATGCCGGGCACCTGGCGGTCTCTCTGTTCCGCTTCGCGGATTATTTATTGTCCATGCGGTTGTTTCCAAGGGTGTCCGCCTGGTCCTAG